In a genomic window of Pelecanus crispus isolate bPelCri1 chromosome 1, bPelCri1.pri, whole genome shotgun sequence:
- the BTLA gene encoding B- and T-lymphocyte attenuator, translating into MKAPPVMLIKRILLYIFLVMLAQSNYQVYGFDETFCTVEIQVKRNSEYKINLGNSLTIDCPVRYCRKKPVMQWCKIEVDTCVLLKEAKTEWKSNGFTLELFSVNQNDSGIYRCRAIVDNFSSESHGIKVIVEEKSANIITISPENTTSISEESQDSGNYKILHIICASASVGLCCPFIVVCMFWCLRRYHTKQKSAPLTPQRQESLVRSPAAAPSHAAGTAQASEESSSLYYCSMASPLQALHGNATSDNDVPPWNAQRTAPNASLNDPVTPSTSVLLESPDVLTYAALNHSAFAERCQRRELTVENEFTEYASINVNK; encoded by the exons gATTTGATGAAACCTTTTGTACAGTTGAAATTCAAGTTAAAAGAAACTCTGAGTACAAAATTAATCTCGGTAACTCTTTGACTATAGACTGTCCAGTTCGTTACTGCAGGAAAAAGCCAGTCATGCAGTGGTGCAAGATAGAGGTGGATACATGTGTGCTGCTGAAGGAGGCCAAAACAGAATGGAAGTCCAATGGGTTTACTCTGGAGCTTTTCTCAGTTAATCAGAATGACAGTGGAATTTATCGTTGTCGAGCAATAGTGGACAACTTTTCCAGTGAGAGCCATGGAATAAAGGTTATTGTTGAAG aaaagtcTGCAAACATTATCACAATTTCACCAGAAA ATACCACTAGTATCTCAGAAGAGTCCCAAGACTCTGGAAACTACAAGATATTGCACATTATTTGTGCTTCAGCATCCGTGGGTCTATGTTGTCCATTCATCGTTGTATGCATGTTTTGGTGTCTAAGAAGGTACCACA caaagcaaaagagcGCACCATTAACTCCACAGAGACAAGAGAGTCTG GTCAGAAGTCCAGCAGCTGCTCCATCCCACGCTGCTGGGACAGCTCAGGCTTCAGAAGAAAGCTCCTCACTTTACTATTGCTCCATGGCTAGCCCACTGCAGGCCTTGCACGGCAACGCCACTTCTGACAACGATGTTCCTCCCTGGAATGCTCAAAGGACAGCACCTAATGCATCTCTTAATGATCCTGTTACTCCTTCCACCTCAGTTTTACTTGAAAGCCCAGATGTCCTCACATATGCTGCACTAAATcattctgcttttgcagaaagaTGCCAGAGAAGGGAACTAACTGTAGAAAATGAATTTACAGAATATGCTTCcattaatgtaaataaataa